One Natator depressus isolate rNatDep1 chromosome 6, rNatDep2.hap1, whole genome shotgun sequence DNA window includes the following coding sequences:
- the LSP1 gene encoding lymphocyte-specific protein 1 isoform X1, giving the protein MSDSEECHGDPESKNQEGEDPPTDTERLTAQWSVEDEEEAARERRRREREKQQRSQAEDGLNTDSLSESGLPVQENQFDFKPSGTSELEEDEGFSDWSQKLEQRKQRWAAEGTQEGEQTCPREWTQAQEEAPTCIGERSPRHSYEEEDSGLREAEVKLEQVQLNQEGPEEIPGENEEMRQEPLETEEPQQLFEAECIQEQQEEEEEEEKAGQEEKKRRRNEEEETPEKRQKAPSTSSVEGEEDEQCDGQSPASSTTITDRTESLNRSIKKSNSVKKTQPPLPVSKIDDRLEQYTHAIETSEKVQKLVRQSSLELATTSMVVASTKNLWETGEVAAQSSVKSPSCKDIVAGDIVNKRSMWEQKGTPKNEGNIKTSGSGKKYKFVATGHGQYKKVLIDDATEQ; this is encoded by the exons GCTGACAGCACAGTGGAGTGTGGAGGATGAGGAAGAGGCAGCAAGAGAGCGACGTAGAAGGGAACGGGAGAAACAGCAGCGGTCCCAGGCAGAAGATGGCTTGAACACCGACTCCTTGTCAGAGAGTGGGCTGCCAGTACAGGAAAACCA GTTTGACTTTAAGCCCTCAGGGACCTCAGAGCTGGAAGAGGATGAGGGATTCAGCGACTGGTCTCAGAAGCTCGAGCAGCGCAAACAGAGGTGGGCTGCAGAGGGAACACAAGAGGGGGAGCAAACATGCCCCAGGGAATGGACACAGGCCCAGGAAGAAGCGCCTACTTGCATAGGAGAAAG GTCTCCAAGACACTCCTATGAGGAAGAGGACAGTGGTCTGAGGGAAGCTGAAGTCAAGCTGGAGCAGGTCCAGCTGAATCAGGAGGGCCCGGAGGAGATTCCCGGGGAGAATGAGGAGATGAGGCAGGAGCCGCTGGAGACAGAGGAGCCTCAGCAACTTTTTGAGGCAGAATGCATTcaagagcagcaggaggaagaagaggaggaggagaaagctgggcaggag gagaaaaagaggaggaggaatgaggaggaggagacacCAGAAAAACGCCAGAAAGCTCCGAGCACCTCCAGCGTGGAAGGGGAAGAGGATGAACAATGTGATGGCCAGTCCCCAGCGAGTTCCACAACG ATCACAGACCGAACTGAATCCCTGAACCGCTCCATAAAGAAAAG CAACAGCGTGAAGAAGACTCAGCCACCACTTCCTGTTTCCAAGATTGATGACAGACTGGAGCAGTACACTCATGCCATTGAG ACATCCGAGAAGGTTCAGAAACTCGTCCGACAATCTTCCCTTGAACTTGCCACCACAAGCATGGTTGTAGCCAGCACAAAAAACCTCTGGGAGACTGGAGAGGTTGCAGCTCAGTCCTCTGTTAAGTCGCCATCCTGTAAG GATATTGTGGCTGGAGATATTGTGAATAAGCGAAGCATGTGGGAACAGAAGGGTACCCCCAAAAATGAAGGCAACATCAAG ACCTCCGGTTCTGGCAAGAAGTACAAGTTTGTAGCGACTGGACATGGCCAGTACAAGAAGGTGTTGATAGATGATGCAACGGAGCAATAG
- the LSP1 gene encoding lymphocyte-specific protein 1 isoform X2 has translation MSSAILRRNSSKQGLQNLIRLTAQWSVEDEEEAARERRRREREKQQRSQAEDGLNTDSLSESGLPVQENQFDFKPSGTSELEEDEGFSDWSQKLEQRKQRWAAEGTQEGEQTCPREWTQAQEEAPTCIGERSPRHSYEEEDSGLREAEVKLEQVQLNQEGPEEIPGENEEMRQEPLETEEPQQLFEAECIQEQQEEEEEEEKAGQEEKKRRRNEEEETPEKRQKAPSTSSVEGEEDEQCDGQSPASSTTITDRTESLNRSIKKSNSVKKTQPPLPVSKIDDRLEQYTHAIETSEKVQKLVRQSSLELATTSMVVASTKNLWETGEVAAQSSVKSPSCKDIVAGDIVNKRSMWEQKGTPKNEGNIKTSGSGKKYKFVATGHGQYKKVLIDDATEQ, from the exons GCTGACAGCACAGTGGAGTGTGGAGGATGAGGAAGAGGCAGCAAGAGAGCGACGTAGAAGGGAACGGGAGAAACAGCAGCGGTCCCAGGCAGAAGATGGCTTGAACACCGACTCCTTGTCAGAGAGTGGGCTGCCAGTACAGGAAAACCA GTTTGACTTTAAGCCCTCAGGGACCTCAGAGCTGGAAGAGGATGAGGGATTCAGCGACTGGTCTCAGAAGCTCGAGCAGCGCAAACAGAGGTGGGCTGCAGAGGGAACACAAGAGGGGGAGCAAACATGCCCCAGGGAATGGACACAGGCCCAGGAAGAAGCGCCTACTTGCATAGGAGAAAG GTCTCCAAGACACTCCTATGAGGAAGAGGACAGTGGTCTGAGGGAAGCTGAAGTCAAGCTGGAGCAGGTCCAGCTGAATCAGGAGGGCCCGGAGGAGATTCCCGGGGAGAATGAGGAGATGAGGCAGGAGCCGCTGGAGACAGAGGAGCCTCAGCAACTTTTTGAGGCAGAATGCATTcaagagcagcaggaggaagaagaggaggaggagaaagctgggcaggag gagaaaaagaggaggaggaatgaggaggaggagacacCAGAAAAACGCCAGAAAGCTCCGAGCACCTCCAGCGTGGAAGGGGAAGAGGATGAACAATGTGATGGCCAGTCCCCAGCGAGTTCCACAACG ATCACAGACCGAACTGAATCCCTGAACCGCTCCATAAAGAAAAG CAACAGCGTGAAGAAGACTCAGCCACCACTTCCTGTTTCCAAGATTGATGACAGACTGGAGCAGTACACTCATGCCATTGAG ACATCCGAGAAGGTTCAGAAACTCGTCCGACAATCTTCCCTTGAACTTGCCACCACAAGCATGGTTGTAGCCAGCACAAAAAACCTCTGGGAGACTGGAGAGGTTGCAGCTCAGTCCTCTGTTAAGTCGCCATCCTGTAAG GATATTGTGGCTGGAGATATTGTGAATAAGCGAAGCATGTGGGAACAGAAGGGTACCCCCAAAAATGAAGGCAACATCAAG ACCTCCGGTTCTGGCAAGAAGTACAAGTTTGTAGCGACTGGACATGGCCAGTACAAGAAGGTGTTGATAGATGATGCAACGGAGCAATAG
- the LSP1 gene encoding lymphocyte-specific protein 1 isoform X3 codes for MSSAILRRNSSKQGLQNLIRFDFKPSGTSELEEDEGFSDWSQKLEQRKQRWAAEGTQEGEQTCPREWTQAQEEAPTCIGERSPRHSYEEEDSGLREAEVKLEQVQLNQEGPEEIPGENEEMRQEPLETEEPQQLFEAECIQEQQEEEEEEEKAGQEEKKRRRNEEEETPEKRQKAPSTSSVEGEEDEQCDGQSPASSTTITDRTESLNRSIKKSNSVKKTQPPLPVSKIDDRLEQYTHAIETSEKVQKLVRQSSLELATTSMVVASTKNLWETGEVAAQSSVKSPSCKDIVAGDIVNKRSMWEQKGTPKNEGNIKTSGSGKKYKFVATGHGQYKKVLIDDATEQ; via the exons GTTTGACTTTAAGCCCTCAGGGACCTCAGAGCTGGAAGAGGATGAGGGATTCAGCGACTGGTCTCAGAAGCTCGAGCAGCGCAAACAGAGGTGGGCTGCAGAGGGAACACAAGAGGGGGAGCAAACATGCCCCAGGGAATGGACACAGGCCCAGGAAGAAGCGCCTACTTGCATAGGAGAAAG GTCTCCAAGACACTCCTATGAGGAAGAGGACAGTGGTCTGAGGGAAGCTGAAGTCAAGCTGGAGCAGGTCCAGCTGAATCAGGAGGGCCCGGAGGAGATTCCCGGGGAGAATGAGGAGATGAGGCAGGAGCCGCTGGAGACAGAGGAGCCTCAGCAACTTTTTGAGGCAGAATGCATTcaagagcagcaggaggaagaagaggaggaggagaaagctgggcaggag gagaaaaagaggaggaggaatgaggaggaggagacacCAGAAAAACGCCAGAAAGCTCCGAGCACCTCCAGCGTGGAAGGGGAAGAGGATGAACAATGTGATGGCCAGTCCCCAGCGAGTTCCACAACG ATCACAGACCGAACTGAATCCCTGAACCGCTCCATAAAGAAAAG CAACAGCGTGAAGAAGACTCAGCCACCACTTCCTGTTTCCAAGATTGATGACAGACTGGAGCAGTACACTCATGCCATTGAG ACATCCGAGAAGGTTCAGAAACTCGTCCGACAATCTTCCCTTGAACTTGCCACCACAAGCATGGTTGTAGCCAGCACAAAAAACCTCTGGGAGACTGGAGAGGTTGCAGCTCAGTCCTCTGTTAAGTCGCCATCCTGTAAG GATATTGTGGCTGGAGATATTGTGAATAAGCGAAGCATGTGGGAACAGAAGGGTACCCCCAAAAATGAAGGCAACATCAAG ACCTCCGGTTCTGGCAAGAAGTACAAGTTTGTAGCGACTGGACATGGCCAGTACAAGAAGGTGTTGATAGATGATGCAACGGAGCAATAG